The Natrinema sp. DC36 genome includes the window ACTGGTCGCGACCAAGGCCGGCCTGCTGCGCAACCGCGAGGGCGACTGGATCGCACACGGCGATCCGGACTACATCCGCAATCAGGTGCTTACCTCGCTCGATCGGCTCCAGACGGATACCATCGATCTCTTCCAGTTCCACCGACCGGACGAGGACACGCCGTACGCGGACTCCGTCGCGACGTTCGCGGAACTCAAAGACGAGGGACTCGTCGACTCGGTCGGCGTCAGCAACGTCTCCGCCGAACTCCTCGATCAGGCCCGCGAACAGGTCGAAATCGAGACCGTCCAGAACCGGTACAACCTGAACGACCGCGGGAGTCGGGAAGTCCTCGAAATCTGTGACGACGAGGGCATCGGCTTCATCCCGTGGGCCCCGATCAACGGCGACGATCTGGACGAACACGGCGACCTCCTCGACGAGATTGCGGCCGAGCACGACGCGACCCGACGACAGATCGGACTGGCGTGGCTGCTCGAGCGCTCGGACGTGATGCTCCCCATCCCGGGCACCTCGGATCCGGACCACCTCGAGTCGAACGTCGCCGCATCGCGGCTCTCGCTCAGCGACGACGAGGTACAGCGATTGACCGAAGCGGCCGACTGAGCGCCCACACTCGTTTTTTCGGCTGGAACCGGCTCGAACGGACTGGCGTGAAAGCGACTCGAGATACCTCGGACCGGCCAGTATCCCTCGAGCGGACACGGGCTTGCTACGATCCCTCGAGTCGGCGGGCGATCCGCTGGGAGAGATCGGTGAGGTAGAACGAGCCCCAGATAGCCGCGACGGCGGCTCCGACGGCGTCGTAGACGAGATCGACGATCGTATCGTTCAGCCCGTGTTGCGCGAGGACCGCCTCGAGGCCGAGCCGTTGTGCGCTCCAGTCGATACCGAACTCCATGAGCTCCCAGACGACGCCGAAGGCTAGGACGAACACGAGGATGAATGCGAACAGCATCGCGGGCGGAACGTAGATCTCGTCGGTGTGGAGGTCGATCGCCCGGACGACCGCGTAGCCCGCCGCGGCGACGATCGACGCCGAGATCGTGTGCGTCAGGCTATCCCACGGCCCGATCAGCGCGTAGAGGCCGGCCGAGCCGAGTACGTGGAGAAAGACGGCCGCCGTGAGCCAGAAGACGAGCCCCGGCTCGAGCGGCAGTTTGGCGTCACGCTCGAGGATGGCGGGGAGGAAGGTGATCCCGAGCGCGATGGCAGTGTTCGCGACCGTCGTCAGATCGCGAGCGAAAATTCCGTAACACAGGATGACGGCGAGCGCCACCTGCATGACGCGAGAGAGCAGAATGACGAGTTCGTCGGGGGCGTTCAGTTGATCACGGATCAGCGTCGGAACGGGATCCGATTCCGAGTCAGGTGAGGATTTCTGCGGTGCAGACGTGCGTTGGGTATCGACTTCGTTCACACCGTACGACTGGAAGTACCTGCTGAAGACGATCCCCGCGAGCAGGCCGGCGATCGCCGCGTACGCGAAGTCGATCATCAACGCGCGATTGGCCGCGTCCTGCGAGCGGCCGTCCAGCATGTAGTTCGTCCCGAACGTCACGTCGACGAGCCACTGCGACACGTTCCACGTGCCGGCGACGGCCAGCGTCGTGAGCACGACGAGCGCGACTGCGAACGCGCGGTTCATCCGGACCGCCGTGAACCGATCGATCTCGACGCACGCGACGAGCGCGACTGCGGCGACGGCGAGGTAGGTCGCGATCGACGTCAGGAACGACTCGCCGAGCACCGTCGCGTCGGCGACGGGCAGTAAGAGGAGGACCAACAGCTCCCAGGGCGGCATCGCGAGCGGATCTCGAAACGCGGCGACCGGAAGCAACACGATCGCGATTGCAAACGCGGTGAAGGCGAGCCACCGGTACGAGTCGGCGAGTCCGTGGTTGACCGCGAGGACGGCGAGGACGGCTATGACGAGCCAGGCGAGCGCCGCGTTTCGCTTCGGCTCGTCGAATCCCTCGTTGAATCGAGCGTCCGCCATATCCTCGCTACGGGGCGGATCGTCTAAACGCGAAGGCATGAGTGCGCCGTTCCGGTTCGTTCGCGCGCTCGAGCCGGGCGGCCGGATACACCTCGAGTCCGAGGGACACAGTCAGTATAGAACCGGTGGGACGATGAGGATGAGACCGAGAGAACCGGTAGCGCTCGAAGACACCGATCGAACTGTACTGCATCGTTGAAAGAGAGCGCTGATCGCTGGGCGATCGATCGTCCGCTCAGATGTCCTCGAGGGCGTCGTCGGAGTACGTCGCCGAGGCGGAGACGAAGCCGCCATCGATGTCGACGGAAACGTCGGATCCCAGACTGCCGAGAACCGACTCGAGTTCGTCGCGTTTTGCATCGTCGAGTTCCTCGAACTCGATCCCCATGTCGGCCGTGCTTTCCGAGTCGGAGATCGTGAGCGAGCCGACGATGCCGTTTGCACCCTCGAGTTCCTTGAATTGGGTATTCTGTTCCGACCCGTCCGACGACTGCTCGTTCTCGATATCGAACCCGTCCGGGTTGTAGCCGCCGAACACGACGTGCCCGTTACCGCCGGTCGACAGCAGGCGCTTGAACGTCTCGAATTCGTCGATAGCGCGGGTTCCATCACCCTGCTTCGTCTCGATGACGCGCTCGACATTCGCTTTACTCTCACCCTGGATGATCGCGTTGCCGGAGACCCCCAGCACCGTCTCCTGCTGTCCGTCTCCCGCGGGCTCGTAAAGGGTGTAGCCGCTTACTTCGCTCGTCTGTTCGAACTGGACTTCCGCCCCGTAGTCGTTTTCGGTGGCGGCCGTCACCGTGCTGTCGATTTCGTCGGTAACCACGTCGCCGGTCATGACGATCGTCTCGTTCGTGATGAGAAGGTCGTCGATCGAGGTGTCGAATTCGTCCTCGTTCGTCTGTTCCTCGTCGAAGGTGATGAGGTTGCTCAGCCGCGATCCCGACAGGCCGAATCCGGCCGTGAGCATGGCGACGAACATCCCGCTTAGCGGGACTCCGATCATCGGATCTTCGATATCCTCGAGATCCCCCGATTCGTCGCTCGAGTCGTCTTCTTCGCTGGCGAGGTCGTTGAGCGCCGCCAGATCGACGTAGCTGACGGTAACCTCGCCGTCGACGGTCGCCACCCACTCGGCATATGCCGGCGTGCCAGCCGTGTTTTCGCCGTTCCCGTTCCCGTTACCGTTTCCCGAATCGCCACCGAGACAGCCGGCTGCGGTCGCGGCCAGCGCCGCGCCACTCAGTTGCAATACCCGTCGCCGTTGCATTCGTTGAGACATGTACGCTCATACAGGAAGTCACTCGATATGAAAGGTGGGGATATGACATTTTTCATGCAAAATTACTATTTCCGTGACTCTATCGCTCTTTCTTCACGGTTTATTCCTACAATTCTCGGTATTGTTTGCCGGAGCAACGACGCGACTCCGACCCATCGTTCTGTCACCCATACTAATCACGATAAGCCATCGCCTCAACGCATTCTCAACCAAAGACTGATACATCAGTATAGTTACGTAGCTGTATGGTTGCGTGTGATACTCTCGAGCACGGACGGGCCCGTGTCAACGGCGTCAAACTGCAGTATGTGACCGCTGGCGAGGGTCCGCCGCTGGTACTGCTCCACGGGTGGCCACAGACGTGGTACGAGTGGCGAGACGCGATTCCGGACTTGGCAGACGAGTACACTGTCATCGCACCGGACCTCCGCGGACTGGGCGACTCCGAGACGCCCGTCTCAGGCTACGACAAGGACACCGTCGCCACCGACGTTCGCGAACTGGTCCACGAACTCGGGTTCGGTGACGAACTGATCTCACTCGTCGGCCACGACTGGGGGATGCCGACGGCCTACGCGTACGCCGCCCAGTACCGCGACGAGGTACGCGCGCTCTGTGTCCTCGAGGCCGGATTGCCGGGAATCAACGAGGACGAGAAACGCCACCTCTGGCACACCCGCTTTCACGGCGTTCGAGACCTGCCCGAGCGGCTGGTCGCCGGTCGGGAGCGGCTGTATCTCGACTGGTTCTACAAGGAGGGCGCGTACGATCCGTCGGCGATCGACGACGAGGCCCGCGACGAGTACGTCCGCTGTTACTCGCAGGCCGGCGGCCTGCGGGGCGGCTTCGAGTACTATCGCGCCTACGAGACCGACGCCGAACACAACCGTGCCCACGCCGAGGACCCGCTCGAGGTGCCGGTCCTCGCGCTCGGCGGTGCGGCCTCGTTTCGGGACCTCCCGATCCGGGACATGGAGGCGGTCGCGACCGATGTCGAGGGCGAGGTCGTCGACCGGGCCGGTCACTGGCTTCCCGAGGAACGGCCGGCGTACTTCGTCGATCGGCTGACGGCGTTTCTCGACGACGCCGCGTGATCGATCCTCGAGCCGGTGGCGACCTCGCGTTCAGTACTGTTCTTTGACCCTGTCGATCTGGCAGTCGATGCAGAGATCGTCGGCGAAACAGGCGATGTTGTCGTGGGGGCAATCGTACTCCTCGACGTCGACCGAGAGACGGCGTTTCGCGCGCTCCCACTCGGTCTCCCAGTCGTCGATCGCCATCTCCGCGGAGGTGAAGACGACGTCGCCGGCCCGGTCGACGATCTTCGCGACCGTGACCGAGCGGTGATTGGCCTTGACGACGGCGATTGCCTCCTGGTACGACACGCAGCGGATCTCTTCCCGTCCCGACCGGTCGTTCAGCAGGTGGACGGCGATGGAGCCGTCGTACTCCTCCGTCGGCTCCAGTCCGTGGCTCATGTCCTTCACTGTCGGAGTGGGACGACAAAAAGTCCCGCTTCGGGACCGGAATCACCTTCTTCTGGGCGGTGCGTTGCCCGGTTGGTGATCGAACTGCGGCCGGTCACCATATCGATTTCGAGAACGGGATGCTATCGATTGACCCTAATACGATGGAAATCAGCCACAGTTACGATTCTGAAATCAGTGGTCGTGTCCTGCTTGTCAAAGATGGTCACCAGATTGGACCACAGTATCTTGCTTATCATAACGAGGTTGTTGCCCAGCCAGACATCAGAAAAAACCACTGACATCCCCTATTATTACCTTCGCCCTGATTACGCGAACATCACCAAGGGTTAGTTAGATGTGGATATGTTTGTTATTGTGCCTTCATCACATTCTAAATTAAGGGATTCAACAATCGTTCTGATAACCGATTCGAAATTGCTTAATGTATTATTATCGACATCCTGAATACTATACTCTCCTTCACTGATTCCCTTGTTTATTTTCTTAGCCACTGAACGCTTATCAAGGATCATCCCCTCTGCATCTTCTATTTCTGCTATCTGCTTTATCGCACCATCCACTCTTTTTACTAGTGGTTTTGGACTATCTGATAAGGATTCAAGCACCTCCTCTTTTCCCATATTGTGAACCTCGGAAGCGACTTCACAGAAGAATTCTTCAGAAAACAGGTCCTCAATGGTCTTATCCCCTTCCTCACCTATACAACTTGAAATCATAGTAACTCTTTCTTTTGGTATCTCTTCTTCCAGTAGTGTTTCTTCAGCTTGTTTCCCAGAGTCGTCAGAATCTAGTAATACGGCATACTCGTAATTCTCTGCATTAACTAGCCGACTCATATAATCAGTTTTTGATGCCCCTCCACAGTCTATTATTTTCATATCAGCATCAAAGAACGGACCCTCATTGGTTCGTCGAAAAAGTTCCGAGAACCGATTCAAGTAAACTCTATCCTCAAACCCTTCTACTAGTATCGTGTATTTACTTGAAAATAGTGAATCAGAGAACGTTGCCCCAAGAGAAGCCCGAACAGGGGCTAAACTATCATCGCTTGTCGTATCTTTTCGGCCTATTCTTTTCACTTTGGTCCCCATTCTCTGTTCCGCCCGTTCCACTACTCGAATCCGACTGATATTGCCGGTATCTATCATATATGGAGAATGAGTACTATAGATAACTTGATTATCTTCAGCAAGGCGTGTAAGCGCCTTACGGAGGTCTTTGTGACCATTGGGATGAAGATGTACACCCGGGTCATCTAATAAAATTATCGAATCTAGAAGTCCTCCCTTTGATTGTGTAATCACCCTTGCTAAGAACGACAGAAACCACCTCAAACCTGTGCTCCTGTCAGAAGGTTGCTTCCTAACGTTTGATTCGTCATAGAGATGGAGTGAAACACGTCCTCCTGACAGTTCCATTTTGATTTCTATATCAGATTGGTCCCAATATTTATCGAAAGTTTGGGTCAACTCCCTCCCTGCCTTTTGTCGTCTATCACGTATTTGACCCGAATCTAAATTCGATAATTCGGAGGGTTCTAGGTCAGAAAATTCTAATAGGGAATAGTACGATAAACTCGTGTTTGGGTCTTCTTCCAATTGGTTTATTTCCGCCTCATTCTCTATTTCATCTATACCATTGAAAAGATGTATGTCTGGGAACATATCTAGGTCACTTTCATATAGAATAACATCTTCTGCCTCACGGTAGGAATCAATCATACCGACTACTTCTGTTATCAAGTTTGAGGCACCCTTTCCTCCCTGTGATTCATCAACAGATTCGGTGATGATTTCCCTGTTCTCCAATAGATATGATTTAATGCCCTCTATCTTTGATAGGAAATCTTCTATTCTAGCATTAGAACTATCTTTTGGGTGTTCATTCAGTTTACTCACCCTCTTATCCAAATCCATAGATAATTGTCTCACTGTTATTTTGTATTTCAACTCTTCAACTCTATCAGAAATAGCAGATTGCAAATACCACCGTGCATCTTGTCCTTCACCTCTAAACTCAAGCCGATGGGTTCCATCCGCATATCGTCTAGCTATTGCTATTCTATCCCCACTCTTATCATTCTTTTCAATTATTTTCCTTTTGGTATAATTCCCTTCGTGGTGGATTTTTACTTTTTCCTACCTCGCTTGCTTCGATAGACTGTGCCTTTTCTTCTCGGCGTACCTATTTCTGAGTACAGATAAGAAATAGGGATTTTAGCTTCAAGAAGTACTATGTCTTCCTTGCTTTTCGACATCAATTCACTATTTTTATAATCACATAATTCGCCATCATCTATTGTTCGAGAATCACCTAATAAGGTAATTGACTCAAGAAAGTTTGTTTTACCCGCTTCATTACCCCCAACTAAGGTAGTAACAACCTCATCAATATCTACCCATCCAGAATTCCGAATAGATTTGTAATTCTGAACTCTTATCTCTCTAATCATATCTAATAGGGAGAGAATCATTCTACTTATATTTGTATAGTATACTGACCACTGCAGAGCAAAGTCTGGAAGTAACCACTGAAGAAGCCTGAAAAAGTCCGGGTGCGAGAATCGAACCGTAGCCAGACGGTCGGCCTCACTTCGCTCGGCCGCTGCGACTGGCAGGGTTCGATTTCGCCTTCCGGCTTTTCCGCTCCTCGCGTTACTCGTCGCGAAAAAGTCCGGGTGCGAGAATCGAACCCGCGTCTCAGCCTCCACAAGGCTGAAGGATAACCACTACCCCAACCCGGACGCGCTTGCATCTCAACCTACAGCCGGTTGGACTAAAATACGTTACGACTCTGCGATCGGGTGTGGAACTCCGTACCGTGCGATTTCGCCCCGCGTGAGTGGTCCCTGATACCTCCTCACACTCGAGTCGGCTCGCGACCGAGACGTTTTTCGACCCACAGCTCCAAGAACGGCCAACGCGTGGCCATCACCGACAAGATCTACGTCAAGAACCACCGCCAGCTCAGCTCCCAGCTCGAGACGAACATCCCCAAAGGTGCCTTCAAGGGGGCGACGCTCGACATGCTCTTTCAGGGCGAGGGCCTCGAGAAACTCGACGACGCGACCCGCGATCGCGTCCTCGATTTCACGCAGGACTTCCTCGATTGTGGCTGTGACAACAACCCCTACTGCGGCTGTCCTGAGCGAAAGTTCCTCCAGTACCTCCTCGAGTTGCGCGCTCAGGGGCTGGGACCGGACGCGATCGTCGATGTGATGACCGACGACTACATGGTCTACGCCTACTCCGGCGACGTGCTCTCGTTTCTCGACAACGCCGTCCGGACGCTCGAGGCCGCCGAGGGACTCGCCCGTGTCGACGGCGCGGACGAGGCTCACGACGAGATCCGACGGGCGAAGCAGGATCTGGCGCGATAATCGCAATCCTCAGACTCTTTTCAGGCCTTGGTTTCGACGTCGGCGAACTCGTCGTACTCGTCCCTCGAGACGTCCGTCGCGTCGCCCTCGACTACAGTCGTTCGGGCGCGAGCGCGTCGATCGTCGTCTCGGCCACCTCACTCGAGGCCGGTGCGGGAACGACGACGATCGGCTGGTCGATTCCCGTCTCGGCGACGAGGGTCCGGAGCTGTTCGCGGGCCTCGTCGGGCGTCCCGGCGACCCCGAGGTCGGCGATCATCTCGTCCGTCACCGCGTCCGCGGCGACTCCCTTGTCGCCGCTGCGCCAGGCGTCGGCGATTCGGTCTGCCTCTGTGGGGAAGTTCGTCGCGACCGCCCGGTGGTAGCCCTCGCCGCTCCCGACGTAGTAGGCGACGTGCCGACGCAGGGTGTCGTGAGCCTCGCTCCGGTCGTCGCTGACCGCCGACGGGACGTACGGGGCGATCGTGATCTCGCCGGGCTCCCGGTCGCGCTCCCGGGCGGCGTCCGCGACTTCCTCGAAGGCCTCGTCGAGCCGCGAAAAGGGGATGTTGTGCGGGATCCAGCCGTCGGCGAGTCGGCCGACGACGCGGCGATTCGCCGAACCGAGGCCGGCGTGGTAGATCGGCACCGACGTTTCGATCGACGGGAAGTCCGCCGCCTCGAGCAGTTCGCCTTCGTAGTCGACGGGCTCGCCGTCTCCCGCAGTGAACTCGCGGATCAGTTCGATCGTTTCGTGGGCGCGCCGGACCGGTCGATCGAACGCCATTCCGTGGAGCCTCTCGATCGCCGTGGCCGTGCTCGTCCCGAGACCGAGCGTGAACCGGCCGTCCGAGGCCTCCTCGAGCGAGGCTGCGGTCATCGCGAGGACGGCGGGCGATCGGGAGTAGACGTTCACAATCGCGGTGCCGATTCGAATCTCGTCGGTGCGACAGGCCATCTCGGTTGCCTGCACGACACCGCTCGCGCCCCAGAGTTCGCCCACCCAGGCGGCGTCGTAGCCGCGGTCTTCCGCGCGAACGGCGACGTCAGCGAGGTCGACATCGCCGAACGCCGTTACCATGAGTCCAACGTCCATGCCCGCCCTGTGAACACCCAGCAGCAAAAATCGACGCCCATCGCGATACGGGACCGATCGAACTTCGAGGAGCGGGAGTGAATCGAACGGGACGGACGCCGAAACTGCAATCGAGCGCAAGGTTGACCTGTCCGGCCGGTGATCGATTCCTATGATCGATCGGGAAGGGCGCGTCGTCTTCGGCTCACTCCTGGTGTTCGTCGTCGCCGTTGCGGGCTCGATCGTCGTCGAGCAACAGACCGGCGTCGCGCTCCGCGATCGGCCGCTGCTCGCTTTCCTGGTGTTCGCCGGCATCGCCGTCGCGCTCCCGCAACTGTATCTCGCGATCACGGAAACCGGCCCCCATTCGCGGAGCAGACTCCGCTTCGCCGCCGTCGCGACGGCCGTGTTCGCGGTCGCGTTCGCCGATGACGCGTCGGGGGCGCGCTATCTGCTGATCGCAGCGATCGGCACCGGGTCGATCCTCGGGGTGCTCTGCTACGAGGCCCTCGAGGGGTATCGCGCCGTCAGCGACGAGGTCACGTTCGATCTGCGCGATCGGTGAGTCGCGACCGCTGGAATCAGCAACTGTTAGGGCGTCCGACCGTCTCGGCCCACCCATGACCGATCCCGAGGACCTCGCCGAGCGAGTGCGCGACGGCGAGCTTCGCATTCACGAACTCGAGGACCACGCAGACTACGACACCGCGGCTCACGCGCGTCGATTGCTCGTCGAACGCGAGACGGGAACCGAACTCGAGGCGATCGGGGACTACGCGTTCCCCGCCGAACAGGCCGACCCGAACATCGAGAACATGATCGGCGCGGCGCAGGTGCCGATGGGCGTCGTCGGCCCCGTCCTCGTCAACGGCGAGGCGACCGACTCGGACGGCGGCGCGGCCGACGGCGAGCACTACCTGCCGCTCGCGACGACCGAGGGCGCGCTGCTGGCGTCGGTCAACCGCGGGCTGGGCGTGATCCGCTCCGCCGGCGGGGCCGACGCGCGCGTCACGAAAAACGGCATGACTCGAGCGCCGGTCTTTCGCGTGACCGGCGTCGCCGAGGCAGCCGAAACCGTCGAGTGGGTCGAATCCAATTTCGAGGCCCTGCGGGAAGCCGCCGAATCCACGACGAGCCACGGCGAGTTGCTCGATATCGAGCCCTACGTCGTCGGCGACTCGGTCTTCCTGCGCTTTGCCTACGACACCAAGGACGCGATGGGAATGAACATGGCCACGATCGCCACCGGCGAGGCCTGCGAAGTCGTCGAGAGCGAGACGCCCGCATCGCTCGTCGCGCTCTCGGGGAACCTCTGTTCGGACAAGAAACCCGCCGCCATCAACGCAGTCGAAGGCCGGGGGCGCTCCGTGACCGCCGATGTCGTCGTTCCCGGTGACCTCCTCGAGGAACGGCTCCACACGACCGCCGATGCCATCGTCGAGGCTAACACCCGCAAGAACCTGATCGGCAGCGCCAAAGCTGGCAGCCTGGGGTTCAACGCCCACGCTGCCAACGTGGTCGGCGCGGCCTTCCTCGCGACCGGTCAGGACGAGGCCCAGGTCGTCGAAGCCGCGAACACGATCACGACGATGGACGCCCGCGAGCGCGAGGACGGCACCACCGACCTCTACGCCAGCGTCTCGCTGGCCTCGCTCGAGGTCGGAACCGTCGGCGGCGGGACGAAGCTCCCCACCCAGGCCGAAGCGCTCGAGATTCTGGGCCTCCGGGGCGGCGGCGACCCGGCGGGGTCGAACGCCGACGCGCTCGCCGAGATCATCGCCACCGGCGCACTGGCCGGGGAACTCTCACTGTTGGCCGCGCTCGCCTCGCGGCACCTCGCGAGCGCGCACGAGGATCTGGGTCGATAGCGCTCGAGTGCTGAAACCGAGAAGTCGGAGTAGACTACGCTGGTTCCTGCGTCGCTCCCGTTTCGGCGCCGTCCTCGGCTGTGCCGTGCCGAATCGTTCTGATTGCGATGTAACTCCCGGAGAGGATGAGAAGCACCAGTCCGAGGATGACCTGCAGTCCCGTCGTCCCCAGTAAGACGAGCAGCCAGCCGACGGCGGCGCCCCCGTGTCCGAGCGAGAGATCGTACCGTCCGACGCTCGCGTGGGCGATAGCGAGCACGGCGAACGTCGCTACGAAAATCCACGTCATCACGACCGTCGCGTCGACCCCGACGATCGTTTCGTTGACGACCGTTCCGTAGACGAGCACCCCGACCGCAGCCAGGAGTCCCGTACCGATGATCCTTCCCTGGAAACCGGTCGTTCCTGTCATACCGATTAGCGTCGCCGGACGGGGAAAGCCGTGCCGATACGGTCGCGCGAGTACGACGGACAAAACGGCCGCTACGATTCTACAGCAGGCGATACTGGCCGCGACTCTCGCTGACGACTCCGCGTCGCGCGAGTTTCTCGAGCGCCTCTCGAACGTATTCGGCCGAAACGCCGCGCTCGCCCGCGTACTCGACCACGTCGTCCTCGGTCGGTTGTTCGAGGGCCTCGAGCGCTCCCTTCACGATCTCCTGCTTGCTGCCGCTGCGGGTCGACCCGCGCGGGTCGCGGTCGCCGGCCGCCTCGACCGCCTCGACGTCCAGTCCGGATCCCTCGAGGTACTCCTCGTCGTCGACGACGCCGTCCGCCACGTCGTCCTCGAGGTCGGCGAAGGAGTCGAGTTTCGCGAAGGCGTCGCCCTCCCCTTGCCGGTTCGCGAGCATCGAGGCGCGGACGTCGCGGGCGTGAGCGGCGTCGTCGGTTTCGACGAACTTCTTGCGCTTCTCGTAGCCCCTCCGAGAGCCACAGCGGGGACACTGGGTCGTCTCGGAGCGCCCCTCGATGATCCAGAGGTTCGAACACTCGCTACAGCCGACGACGGCGTACATGTCTCGCAGTGGCCCCTCGCGGTAGTTCAAGGTTCGGGGCGCGCAGTGAAAGTGATCGGGCGCGTTGGCCCGGTGGACGCGACGAGGAGAGAGCGCGGTTCAGTGCGCGGACACGTCGGAGATAATATTCAGGCAGTAGACGCCGGCGAGGATGAGCCCCATTCCGGCGACGGCCGCCCCGTCGAGTTGCTCGCCGAACGCGACGACGCCGATCGCCGCCACGCCGATGATACCGAGCGCGGCCCACGTCGCATAGACCATGCCGACCGGTAGGTCCTCGAGGGTAAGCGAGAGGAGATAGAAGGCGGCACCGTAGCCGACGACGACGCCGAGACTCGGCAACGGCTGCGAGAACCCGTCGGAGAGCTTGAGCGCCGTCGTTCCCAACAGTTCCGACAGGATCGCGCCGGCGAGTATCACGTACGTGTTCATACGGAGGGATAGTTATAGAAAATTAATATTTATTTCGGATCTCGGCGGGAATCGCTGCGACGAAATGGACGACGACTGACGGGGGTTACTACCGCTGGTATCCGCGGAATTATGTGCGCCGTCGTCGTTTCTCCGCTATGGAAC containing:
- a CDS encoding aldo/keto reductase; amino-acid sequence: MSSNSITNESDTFEIGDSTVHRLGFGAMRLTGENIIGAPEDEETAREVVEHAVDCGVDLIDTADSYGPAASERLIGDAIGDPDDVLVATKAGLLRNREGDWIAHGDPDYIRNQVLTSLDRLQTDTIDLFQFHRPDEDTPYADSVATFAELKDEGLVDSVGVSNVSAELLDQAREQVEIETVQNRYNLNDRGSREVLEICDDEGIGFIPWAPINGDDLDEHGDLLDEIAAEHDATRRQIGLAWLLERSDVMLPIPGTSDPDHLESNVAASRLSLSDDEVQRLTEAAD
- a CDS encoding alpha/beta hydrolase; its protein translation is MVACDTLEHGRARVNGVKLQYVTAGEGPPLVLLHGWPQTWYEWRDAIPDLADEYTVIAPDLRGLGDSETPVSGYDKDTVATDVRELVHELGFGDELISLVGHDWGMPTAYAYAAQYRDEVRALCVLEAGLPGINEDEKRHLWHTRFHGVRDLPERLVAGRERLYLDWFYKEGAYDPSAIDDEARDEYVRCYSQAGGLRGGFEYYRAYETDAEHNRAHAEDPLEVPVLALGGAASFRDLPIRDMEAVATDVEGEVVDRAGHWLPEERPAYFVDRLTAFLDDAA
- a CDS encoding AAA family ATPase; the encoded protein is MDLDKRVSKLNEHPKDSSNARIEDFLSKIEGIKSYLLENREIITESVDESQGGKGASNLITEVVGMIDSYREAEDVILYESDLDMFPDIHLFNGIDEIENEAEINQLEEDPNTSLSYYSLLEFSDLEPSELSNLDSGQIRDRRQKAGRELTQTFDKYWDQSDIEIKMELSGGRVSLHLYDESNVRKQPSDRSTGLRWFLSFLARVITQSKGGLLDSIILLDDPGVHLHPNGHKDLRKALTRLAEDNQVIYSTHSPYMIDTGNISRIRVVERAEQRMGTKVKRIGRKDTTSDDSLAPVRASLGATFSDSLFSSKYTILVEGFEDRVYLNRFSELFRRTNEGPFFDADMKIIDCGGASKTDYMSRLVNAENYEYAVLLDSDDSGKQAEETLLEEEIPKERVTMISSCIGEEGDKTIEDLFSEEFFCEVASEVHNMGKEEVLESLSDSPKPLVKRVDGAIKQIAEIEDAEGMILDKRSVAKKINKGISEGEYSIQDVDNNTLSNFESVIRTIVESLNLECDEGTITNISTSN
- a CDS encoding AAA family ATPase yields the protein MIREIRVQNYKSIRNSGWVDIDEVVTTLVGGNEAGKTNFLESITLLGDSRTIDDGELCDYKNSELMSKSKEDIVLLEAKIPISYLYSEIGTPRRKGTVYRSKRGRKK
- a CDS encoding DUF5814 domain-containing protein translates to MAITDKIYVKNHRQLSSQLETNIPKGAFKGATLDMLFQGEGLEKLDDATRDRVLDFTQDFLDCGCDNNPYCGCPERKFLQYLLELRAQGLGPDAIVDVMTDDYMVYAYSGDVLSFLDNAVRTLEAAEGLARVDGADEAHDEIRRAKQDLAR
- a CDS encoding LLM class flavin-dependent oxidoreductase — protein: MDVGLMVTAFGDVDLADVAVRAEDRGYDAAWVGELWGASGVVQATEMACRTDEIRIGTAIVNVYSRSPAVLAMTAASLEEASDGRFTLGLGTSTATAIERLHGMAFDRPVRRAHETIELIREFTAGDGEPVDYEGELLEAADFPSIETSVPIYHAGLGSANRRVVGRLADGWIPHNIPFSRLDEAFEEVADAARERDREPGEITIAPYVPSAVSDDRSEAHDTLRRHVAYYVGSGEGYHRAVATNFPTEADRIADAWRSGDKGVAADAVTDEMIADLGVAGTPDEAREQLRTLVAETGIDQPIVVVPAPASSEVAETTIDALAPERL
- the hmgA gene encoding hydroxymethylglutaryl-CoA reductase (NADPH) is translated as MTDPEDLAERVRDGELRIHELEDHADYDTAAHARRLLVERETGTELEAIGDYAFPAEQADPNIENMIGAAQVPMGVVGPVLVNGEATDSDGGAADGEHYLPLATTEGALLASVNRGLGVIRSAGGADARVTKNGMTRAPVFRVTGVAEAAETVEWVESNFEALREAAESTTSHGELLDIEPYVVGDSVFLRFAYDTKDAMGMNMATIATGEACEVVESETPASLVALSGNLCSDKKPAAINAVEGRGRSVTADVVVPGDLLEERLHTTADAIVEANTRKNLIGSAKAGSLGFNAHAANVVGAAFLATGQDEAQVVEAANTITTMDAREREDGTTDLYASVSLASLEVGTVGGGTKLPTQAEALEILGLRGGGDPAGSNADALAEIIATGALAGELSLLAALASRHLASAHEDLGR
- a CDS encoding DUF5817 domain-containing protein encodes the protein MYAVVGCSECSNLWIIEGRSETTQCPRCGSRRGYEKRKKFVETDDAAHARDVRASMLANRQGEGDAFAKLDSFADLEDDVADGVVDDEEYLEGSGLDVEAVEAAGDRDPRGSTRSGSKQEIVKGALEALEQPTEDDVVEYAGERGVSAEYVREALEKLARRGVVSESRGQYRLL
- a CDS encoding SMR family transporter, translating into MNTYVILAGAILSELLGTTALKLSDGFSQPLPSLGVVVGYGAAFYLLSLTLEDLPVGMVYATWAALGIIGVAAIGVVAFGEQLDGAAVAGMGLILAGVYCLNIISDVSAH